One window of the Rhodococcus sovatensis genome contains the following:
- a CDS encoding thiolase domain-containing protein yields MSKHPAAVLGTGQTHYVAKRHDVSMSGLVREAIDRAMQDAEVTWDDIDAVVVGKAPDLFEGVMMPELFMADAIGATGKPLLRVHTAGSVGGSTAVVASQLVQSGVHRRVLAVAWEKQSESNAMWALSIPVPFNMPVGAGAGGYFAPHVRSYIRRSHAPEHIGAMVAVKDRLNGSINPYAHLKQPDITFESVQASQMLWDPIRYDETCPSSDGACAVVIGDEETARAREADGKTVAWIHATAMRTEPTTFAGRDQVNPQAGRDAAAALWKSAGITDPLEEIDVAEIYVPFSWFEPMWLENLGFMAEGEGWKLTEAGDTAIGGRLPVNCSGGVLSSNPIGASGMIRFAEAAMQVMRRAGDHQVENAKKALGHAYGGGSQYFSMWVVGSEQP; encoded by the coding sequence GTGAGCAAGCACCCCGCCGCCGTCCTCGGCACCGGTCAGACACACTACGTCGCCAAGCGTCACGACGTCTCGATGTCCGGGCTCGTCCGTGAGGCCATAGACCGTGCCATGCAGGACGCCGAGGTGACCTGGGACGATATCGACGCGGTCGTCGTCGGCAAGGCTCCTGACCTGTTCGAAGGCGTCATGATGCCGGAGCTGTTCATGGCCGACGCCATCGGCGCTACAGGCAAGCCGCTCCTTCGTGTCCATACCGCCGGGTCCGTGGGTGGATCTACTGCGGTGGTGGCGTCGCAACTCGTGCAGTCGGGCGTGCATCGACGCGTACTCGCGGTGGCGTGGGAGAAGCAGTCCGAAAGTAATGCCATGTGGGCGTTGTCGATTCCGGTTCCGTTCAACATGCCGGTCGGCGCAGGCGCGGGTGGATACTTCGCGCCCCACGTCCGCTCGTACATTCGCAGGTCCCACGCACCCGAGCACATCGGTGCGATGGTCGCCGTCAAGGATCGACTGAACGGCAGCATCAATCCCTACGCGCACCTCAAGCAGCCCGACATCACCTTCGAATCGGTGCAGGCATCGCAGATGCTGTGGGACCCGATTCGATACGACGAGACCTGCCCGTCCTCGGATGGTGCCTGCGCTGTAGTCATCGGCGACGAGGAGACCGCGCGCGCACGCGAGGCCGATGGGAAGACCGTCGCCTGGATTCATGCGACGGCGATGCGAACCGAGCCTACGACGTTCGCCGGGCGAGATCAAGTGAACCCGCAGGCTGGACGCGACGCCGCGGCCGCTTTGTGGAAGTCGGCCGGTATCACCGACCCGCTGGAGGAGATCGACGTCGCAGAGATCTATGTTCCGTTCTCGTGGTTCGAGCCGATGTGGCTAGAGAACCTCGGGTTCATGGCCGAAGGTGAAGGATGGAAGCTCACCGAGGCAGGAGACACGGCCATCGGAGGACGGTTGCCGGTCAATTGTTCCGGCGGTGTGTTGTCGTCCAATCCGATCGGCGCGTCAGGGATGATTCGATTCGCCGAAGCCGCGATGCAGGTAATGCGGCGCGCGGGCGATCACCAGGTCGAGAACGCCAAGAAGGCCCTCGGTCACGCGTACGGCGGAGGGTCACAGTACTTTTCGATGTGGGTAGTAGGGAGCGAGCAGCCATGA
- the dinB gene encoding DNA polymerase IV, translating to MSAEGVVPAWEHRPVIMHADLDSFYASVEQRDDPRLRGKPVLVGGGVVLAASYEAKAFGVRTPMSGSQARALCRHAIVVPPRMDAYIEASKAVFEIFHDTTPLVEVISVDEAFLDVTGLHKIRGTPVQIARRLRREVKDRVGLPITVGIASTKFLAKVASAVGKPDGLLLVEPGRELEFLHPLKIERLWGVGKVTAERLHAFDIVTVGDIAAQSEASIVSILGKGAGHHLYSLANNRDPRRVQTYRGRSSIGAQHALGRGPTSPKDVEVSLIALVDRVTQRMRAADRTGRTVVLRVRFADFTTITRSHTLNRATADTQDVLDAALTLLRDVASLIADQGITLVGVTVANIERSGAEQLELQFEQRQDAPSASALDLALDGVHSKFGKKSLTRGVLLGRDSGLSVPLLPD from the coding sequence ATGTCGGCTGAAGGTGTCGTACCCGCGTGGGAGCATCGACCGGTGATCATGCATGCCGACCTGGACTCGTTCTACGCGTCGGTCGAGCAGCGGGATGACCCACGGCTACGAGGGAAACCCGTGCTCGTCGGCGGCGGAGTCGTGCTTGCAGCCAGCTACGAGGCCAAGGCGTTCGGAGTCCGCACTCCGATGAGCGGATCCCAAGCCAGAGCGTTGTGTCGACATGCGATCGTCGTCCCGCCGCGGATGGACGCCTATATCGAAGCCAGTAAGGCTGTCTTCGAGATCTTCCATGACACCACCCCGCTCGTGGAGGTCATCTCCGTCGACGAGGCATTTCTCGACGTCACCGGCCTGCACAAGATCCGGGGTACCCCCGTCCAGATTGCTCGGCGACTGCGCCGAGAAGTCAAGGATCGTGTCGGGCTCCCCATTACTGTGGGAATTGCCAGCACCAAGTTCCTCGCCAAGGTGGCCAGTGCCGTCGGCAAACCGGATGGGCTGCTGCTCGTCGAACCTGGCCGTGAACTCGAATTCCTGCACCCTCTGAAGATCGAGCGGCTCTGGGGTGTCGGCAAGGTCACCGCCGAGAGGCTGCATGCGTTCGACATCGTCACAGTCGGCGACATCGCTGCACAGTCCGAGGCATCGATCGTGTCGATCCTCGGAAAAGGCGCAGGCCACCATCTGTACTCGCTCGCGAACAATCGGGATCCCCGACGGGTGCAGACCTACCGCGGCCGCAGTTCCATCGGTGCCCAGCATGCGCTCGGACGAGGTCCGACGTCGCCGAAAGATGTCGAGGTGTCGCTCATTGCGCTGGTCGATCGTGTCACCCAGCGCATGCGGGCGGCCGACCGGACGGGCAGGACCGTCGTGCTCAGGGTCCGATTCGCTGATTTCACGACGATCACTCGTTCGCACACCCTGAACCGAGCCACGGCGGACACGCAGGATGTCCTCGATGCAGCGCTGACGTTGCTTCGTGACGTTGCGTCGTTGATCGCAGATCAGGGCATCACCCTCGTAGGTGTGACCGTCGCCAACATCGAGCGAAGCGGGGCCGAGCAGCTCGAGCTGCAATTCGAGCAGCGACAGGATGCGCCGAGTGCGTCAGCGCTCGACCTTGCGCTCGACGGCGTACACAGCAAGTTCGGAAAGAAGTCGCTGACGAGAGGTGTTCTGCTGGGCCGTGATTCGGGCCTTTCGGTACCGCTACTTCCGGACTGA
- a CDS encoding TetR/AcrR family transcriptional regulator, translated as MTSPRKRLSPDARRTQLLDIGSRLFADRPYEDVWIEEVADLAGVSRGLMYHYFASKRDFFAEIMKVESARILDITAPDTSLPVTEQVAAGLDAYIRYTVEHEHGVRAINRGAMLGDAEIQAILTAELEVQQERILAALPAGVREDEITKTALRGWVSFVRAVCMDWLDRKSITEADVRDLCLRALEGLLET; from the coding sequence ATGACCAGCCCCCGAAAACGCTTGTCGCCGGACGCGCGAAGGACTCAGCTCCTCGACATCGGTTCTCGCCTGTTCGCCGACAGGCCGTACGAGGACGTCTGGATCGAGGAGGTCGCCGACCTCGCGGGAGTCTCCCGCGGGTTGATGTACCACTACTTCGCGTCGAAACGCGATTTCTTCGCGGAGATCATGAAGGTGGAGTCCGCGCGGATTCTCGACATCACGGCACCCGACACGTCACTGCCGGTCACTGAACAGGTCGCCGCGGGTCTCGACGCCTACATCCGATACACGGTCGAACACGAACACGGAGTGCGGGCGATCAATCGGGGAGCGATGCTGGGTGACGCGGAAATTCAGGCGATCTTGACTGCAGAGCTCGAAGTGCAGCAAGAACGCATTCTGGCCGCGTTGCCTGCCGGAGTGCGCGAGGACGAAATCACCAAGACGGCGCTTCGTGGGTGGGTCTCGTTCGTTCGGGCGGTGTGCATGGATTGGTTGGATCGTAAGTCGATCACGGAGGCCGACGTCAGAGACCTGTGTCTTCGTGCGCTCGAGGGGCTGCTCGAGACGTGA
- a CDS encoding TIGR03619 family F420-dependent LLM class oxidoreductase: MKYTVGIAMTPLHELTALAQTAEECGFTSIALPDSLFYMQTQSADYPYTPDGSRMWNEETPWVDPLIAAAAMGAVTTRIEFYTQVLKLGSRNPVLLARQVGSVAALTGNRFGFGVGIGWAPEEFEWCGVPYAKRGKRVDEMIEVIKSILGGGMVEHHGEFYDFDKLQMSPAPTKPVPFYVGGHTDVALRRAARVGDGWTSAMIKFDDLVSVIARLKELRAEYGKADEPYEIQTVCIDRFGKDGYAELEEAGVTDIITVPWIFDGIGFDGPLEAKKDSMRKFAEIYIH, encoded by the coding sequence ATGAAGTACACCGTCGGAATCGCGATGACACCGTTGCACGAGCTGACAGCACTGGCGCAGACCGCGGAGGAGTGTGGCTTCACCTCGATTGCACTTCCGGATTCGTTGTTCTACATGCAAACTCAGTCCGCGGACTACCCCTACACGCCGGACGGTTCGCGGATGTGGAACGAAGAGACTCCGTGGGTCGACCCGTTGATCGCGGCCGCCGCGATGGGTGCGGTGACGACGAGAATCGAGTTCTACACCCAGGTGCTCAAGTTGGGTTCGCGCAATCCAGTACTCCTGGCACGTCAAGTCGGATCGGTTGCCGCGTTGACCGGCAACCGGTTCGGATTCGGCGTCGGCATCGGTTGGGCACCTGAGGAATTCGAATGGTGCGGAGTGCCCTACGCCAAACGTGGGAAGCGCGTCGACGAGATGATCGAGGTCATCAAGTCGATCCTCGGCGGCGGCATGGTCGAGCATCACGGCGAGTTCTACGACTTCGACAAGCTGCAGATGAGTCCTGCGCCGACGAAACCGGTTCCGTTCTACGTGGGCGGCCACACCGACGTCGCGTTGCGGCGAGCAGCGCGTGTCGGAGACGGTTGGACGTCGGCGATGATCAAGTTCGACGATCTGGTGTCCGTCATCGCCCGGTTGAAGGAGCTACGCGCGGAGTACGGGAAGGCCGACGAGCCGTACGAGATTCAGACGGTGTGCATCGACCGATTCGGCAAGGACGGGTACGCCGAGCTGGAGGAGGCAGGCGTTACCGACATCATCACCGTGCCCTGGATCTTCGACGGCATCGGATTCGACGGCCCGCTCGAAGCCAAGAAGGACTCCATGCGGAAGTTCGCCGAGATCTATATTCACTGA
- a CDS encoding thiolase domain-containing protein, which translates to MTDIAVVGFAQAPNVAETAGTTNGVEMLVPCFQQLYSELGISKSDIGFWCSGSSDYLAGRAFSFISAIDAIGAVPPINESHVEMDAAWAFYEAWIKLMTGEVETALVYGFGKSSAGTLAKVLALQLDPYLVAPLWPDSLSLAGIQARAGIDAGKWDERAMAEVAVRNRANAHPLAQLTGVLDIDELLAADYIADPLRAHDCAPVTDGASAIVLAAGDRARSLRENPAWITGIEHLVDSPNFGARDLTTAPSAYNAALKASGGDLSSISAAELHAPFTHQELILSEWLPGGTTVNPSGGTLVGNAMFSAGLERIGHAATRIFDGKDSRVLAHATSGPLLQQNLVAVMEGK; encoded by the coding sequence ATGACCGATATCGCAGTGGTGGGCTTCGCACAGGCACCCAACGTCGCGGAAACCGCAGGCACCACCAATGGTGTCGAAATGCTGGTTCCGTGCTTTCAGCAGCTGTACTCAGAACTTGGAATAAGCAAGTCCGACATAGGATTCTGGTGTTCCGGATCCTCCGACTACCTGGCAGGCCGAGCGTTCTCGTTCATCTCCGCCATCGATGCGATCGGTGCGGTACCTCCGATCAACGAGTCACACGTCGAGATGGACGCGGCATGGGCGTTCTATGAGGCGTGGATCAAGTTGATGACGGGAGAAGTCGAGACAGCTCTCGTCTACGGGTTCGGCAAGTCCTCCGCCGGCACGCTCGCGAAGGTACTCGCACTGCAGCTCGATCCGTATCTCGTCGCGCCGCTGTGGCCGGACTCGCTGTCGCTGGCCGGAATTCAAGCACGTGCCGGGATCGATGCCGGCAAGTGGGACGAACGCGCGATGGCAGAGGTCGCCGTACGCAACCGGGCGAATGCGCACCCGCTCGCGCAACTCACAGGCGTCCTCGACATCGACGAATTGCTCGCCGCCGACTACATCGCCGATCCCCTTCGTGCACACGACTGCGCACCCGTGACCGACGGAGCGTCGGCGATCGTCCTCGCTGCCGGCGACCGGGCGCGCTCGCTGCGAGAGAACCCGGCGTGGATCACCGGGATCGAGCATCTCGTCGACTCCCCCAATTTCGGCGCTCGCGACCTCACGACCGCACCTTCTGCGTACAACGCAGCACTGAAGGCATCCGGCGGGGATCTGTCGAGCATCTCGGCAGCAGAATTGCATGCACCGTTCACACATCAGGAATTGATTCTGTCGGAGTGGCTACCAGGCGGAACGACGGTGAACCCGTCCGGGGGCACCCTCGTCGGGAATGCCATGTTCTCTGCAGGACTCGAGCGCATCGGGCATGCCGCAACTCGCATATTCGACGGCAAGGACAGCAGAGTTCTCGCACACGCGACGAGTGGGCCTCTGCTGCAACAGAATCTGGTCGCCGTCATGGAGGGAAAGTAA
- a CDS encoding cytochrome P450, which produces MTDVHQDVARPDLPEGFDPTDPGIYEQRIPVEEFAELRKTAPIWWCPQPPTVGGFDDDGYWVVTKHADIKEISKRSDVFSSFENTALPRFNDDITREQVELQRFVMLNQDAPQHTKTRKLVSKGFTPKAINGLREELERRANEIVKNAAKNATGDFVTEIASELPLQAIADLIGIPQEDRQKIFDWSNEMTSYDDPEFDIDPVEASTQILGYAYQMADERRKCPKDDIITTLINADIDGDHMAPEEFGFFVIILAVAGNETTRNAITHGMAAFMDNPEQWELYKKERPDTTADEIVRYATPIVAFQRTAKEDFDLGGTTIQAGQRVAMFYSSANFDDEVFEDPYKFDILRNPNPHVGFGGHGAHYCIGANLARMEINLMFNAIADHIPDISRLGDPRRLRSGWLNGVKEFQVDYTGKCPVQH; this is translated from the coding sequence GTGACAGATGTACACCAGGACGTTGCGCGTCCCGATCTGCCCGAGGGCTTCGACCCCACTGATCCGGGCATCTACGAACAACGGATACCGGTCGAAGAGTTCGCGGAGCTCCGTAAGACGGCACCGATCTGGTGGTGTCCGCAACCACCGACTGTCGGCGGCTTCGACGACGACGGATACTGGGTGGTCACCAAGCACGCCGACATCAAGGAGATCTCCAAGCGCAGCGACGTGTTCTCGAGCTTTGAGAACACCGCGCTGCCACGGTTCAACGACGACATCACCCGCGAACAGGTCGAGCTTCAACGCTTCGTGATGCTCAATCAGGATGCGCCGCAGCACACGAAGACGCGAAAGCTGGTGTCCAAGGGCTTCACTCCCAAGGCGATCAACGGCTTGCGCGAGGAGTTGGAGCGGCGTGCGAACGAGATCGTGAAGAATGCCGCGAAGAACGCCACGGGTGACTTCGTCACCGAGATCGCATCGGAGCTGCCGCTGCAGGCGATCGCAGACCTGATCGGCATTCCCCAGGAAGATCGACAGAAGATCTTCGACTGGTCCAACGAGATGACGTCCTACGACGACCCGGAATTCGACATCGACCCGGTCGAGGCGTCCACCCAAATCCTTGGCTACGCCTATCAGATGGCCGACGAGCGACGTAAGTGCCCGAAAGACGACATCATCACCACCCTCATCAACGCCGATATCGACGGTGACCACATGGCCCCGGAGGAATTCGGGTTCTTCGTCATCATCCTGGCGGTGGCCGGCAACGAGACGACCCGCAACGCGATCACTCACGGGATGGCCGCCTTCATGGACAATCCGGAGCAGTGGGAGCTGTACAAGAAGGAGCGTCCGGACACCACCGCCGACGAGATCGTGCGGTACGCAACTCCGATCGTCGCTTTTCAGCGGACGGCCAAGGAGGACTTCGACCTCGGGGGTACGACGATCCAGGCCGGTCAGCGAGTGGCGATGTTCTACAGCTCTGCCAACTTCGACGACGAAGTATTCGAGGATCCGTACAAGTTCGATATCCTGCGAAACCCCAACCCGCACGTAGGATTCGGCGGTCACGGTGCGCACTACTGCATCGGTGCGAATCTTGCTCGCATGGAGATCAATTTGATGTTCAATGCGATCGCCGACCACATACCCGATATCTCCAGGCTCGGCGATCCGCGTCGGCTGCGATCGGGTTGGCTCAACGGGGTCAAGGAGTTCCAGGTCGACTACACCGGTAAGTGCCCGGTCCAACACTAG
- a CDS encoding helix-turn-helix domain-containing protein — MPADFASRLNTLFDKVHPPGRKPHTNAEVAEALAEGGYQISKPYISQLRSGQRTNPSEETVAALARFFKVKPDYFFDDIYAAQIETDLELVTQLQGYGLRRLSTRAFDLSEESQNLLSSMAEKLRASEGLPEVPPDSTR, encoded by the coding sequence ATGCCTGCAGACTTCGCCTCGCGGCTGAACACGCTGTTCGACAAGGTGCACCCACCCGGCCGCAAGCCCCATACCAACGCCGAGGTAGCCGAGGCTTTGGCCGAGGGCGGATACCAGATTTCGAAACCGTACATTTCGCAGCTGCGCTCCGGGCAGAGGACGAACCCGTCGGAGGAGACCGTCGCGGCACTCGCGCGATTCTTCAAGGTCAAGCCCGACTACTTTTTCGACGACATCTACGCCGCGCAGATCGAGACGGATCTCGAACTCGTGACTCAGCTGCAAGGCTACGGCCTTCGGCGGCTGTCGACTCGCGCGTTCGATCTGTCCGAGGAATCGCAGAATCTTCTCAGTTCGATGGCCGAAAAACTACGCGCAAGCGAAGGATTGCCGGAGGTCCCCCCCGACAGCACTAGGTGA
- a CDS encoding steroid 3-ketoacyl-CoA thiolase, protein MGNPVIVEAVRTPIGKRGGWLSGLHAAELLGVVQRGAIDRLGIAAEDVEQVIGGCVTQAGEQSNNITRTAWLHAGLPWQSGCMTVDAQCGSAQQANHLVAGLISIGAIDAGMACGVEAMSRVPLGANVGENAGPRRPDSWDIDLPNQFEAAERIARRRGLSRADLESLGVRSQAFAKRAWDEGRFDREVIPTRVGDEVVTRDQGLRDTTAESLARLKPVMEDGLHTAGTSSQISDGAAAVILMDEDRARALGYIPRARIVSQCLVGAEPEFHLDGPVQATTRVLEQSGMKIGDLDLFEVNEAFASVPLSWASVHKPDMDKVNVNGGALAIGHPVGSTGSRLITSALYELERRDASTALITMCAGGALSTGTIIERI, encoded by the coding sequence GTGGGCAATCCCGTCATCGTCGAAGCAGTGCGCACTCCCATCGGCAAGCGAGGAGGCTGGTTGTCCGGACTCCATGCCGCCGAGTTACTGGGTGTCGTCCAACGTGGCGCAATCGATCGGCTCGGGATCGCCGCCGAGGATGTCGAGCAGGTAATCGGCGGGTGCGTCACCCAGGCGGGCGAACAATCCAACAACATCACCCGGACAGCCTGGCTTCACGCGGGTCTACCGTGGCAAAGCGGATGTATGACGGTCGACGCCCAGTGCGGCTCGGCGCAGCAGGCCAATCACCTTGTGGCCGGCCTCATCTCCATCGGCGCGATCGACGCCGGCATGGCCTGCGGAGTCGAGGCGATGAGTCGTGTGCCGTTGGGCGCCAACGTCGGCGAGAACGCAGGTCCACGACGCCCCGACTCGTGGGACATCGACCTCCCGAATCAGTTCGAAGCGGCCGAACGCATTGCCCGACGCCGCGGCCTGAGCCGCGCGGACCTGGAGTCCCTCGGAGTCAGATCGCAAGCGTTCGCGAAACGGGCGTGGGACGAGGGCCGGTTCGACCGCGAGGTAATTCCAACCCGGGTAGGCGACGAGGTCGTCACACGGGATCAAGGACTCCGCGATACCACCGCCGAATCGCTGGCGCGATTGAAGCCCGTCATGGAGGACGGTCTCCACACCGCCGGAACATCCTCGCAGATATCCGACGGCGCCGCCGCCGTGATTTTGATGGACGAGGACCGCGCCCGAGCGCTGGGATACATCCCGCGAGCTCGGATCGTCTCGCAGTGCTTGGTCGGCGCCGAACCCGAGTTCCATCTGGACGGTCCGGTACAGGCAACAACTCGCGTATTGGAGCAGAGCGGCATGAAGATCGGGGACCTCGATCTCTTCGAAGTGAACGAAGCGTTCGCATCGGTTCCGCTGTCCTGGGCGTCGGTACACAAGCCCGATATGGACAAGGTCAACGTCAATGGTGGCGCACTCGCGATCGGGCATCCCGTCGGCAGTACCGGGTCGAGATTGATCACCTCTGCTCTATACGAGCTCGAACGGCGCGACGCCTCGACCGCGTTGATCACGATGTGTGCGGGTGGCGCGCTGTCCACCGGCACGATCATCGAGCGAATCTAG
- a CDS encoding DUF2277 domain-containing protein encodes MCRNITTLRGLEPHATDEEIEAAARQYVRKISGVQKTSDATRDAFEIAVAEVTATTHRLLDALPERRQPPPTVPPLRRPEVQARIAAKATP; translated from the coding sequence ATGTGCCGAAACATCACCACCCTGCGCGGGCTCGAACCGCACGCCACAGACGAGGAGATCGAAGCCGCCGCGAGGCAATACGTGCGCAAGATCAGCGGTGTTCAGAAGACATCCGACGCGACTCGTGATGCCTTCGAGATCGCCGTCGCCGAAGTGACCGCGACGACCCATCGATTGCTGGACGCACTCCCGGAGCGCAGGCAGCCTCCGCCGACGGTTCCGCCGCTCCGCAGACCGGAAGTTCAGGCGCGGATCGCAGCGAAAGCAACACCCTGA
- the mraY gene encoding phospho-N-acetylmuramoyl-pentapeptide-transferase, with protein MILILSAGGVAFLVSILLTPLLIKQFSQQGLGQEIRLEGPASHQSKRGTPTMGGIAILAALWLGYGGAHVLGIRYDVDGPSASALLVLGLTTALGLVGFADDYVKLTKNRSLGLTAKAKYAGQITAAVVFAVLVLRFPNNGGVTPGSRHLSYVRDLAIAYMPTLVFVGFCCILIVSWSNAVNLTDGLDGLAAGSMSLALGAYTVITFWQYRQSCSADPRLGCYDVRDPFDLALVCASAAGACIGFLWWNAAPAKIFMGDTGSLALGGLLAGLSLVTKTELLAVVIGALFVAEISSVVIQVAVFRTNGVRVFRMAPIHHHFELASWPETTVIIRLWLLAAIASALGMALFYSEYLAAVG; from the coding sequence GTGATCTTGATCCTGTCGGCCGGCGGTGTCGCATTTTTAGTGTCCATTCTCCTGACGCCGCTCCTGATCAAGCAGTTTTCACAGCAGGGACTTGGCCAAGAAATTCGGCTGGAAGGTCCTGCGAGCCATCAGTCGAAGCGCGGAACTCCGACAATGGGCGGCATCGCCATCCTCGCCGCGCTGTGGCTCGGCTATGGCGGCGCTCACGTGCTCGGTATCCGCTACGACGTCGACGGCCCCTCGGCGTCGGCGCTTCTGGTGCTCGGACTGACAACCGCCCTCGGTCTCGTCGGGTTTGCGGACGATTACGTCAAACTGACGAAGAACCGAAGCCTGGGCCTCACCGCCAAGGCGAAGTACGCCGGACAGATAACTGCAGCAGTCGTTTTCGCGGTCCTAGTGCTGCGGTTTCCGAACAATGGTGGTGTCACACCTGGAAGCAGGCATCTGTCGTACGTGCGAGACTTGGCGATCGCGTACATGCCGACACTCGTTTTCGTGGGATTCTGCTGCATCCTGATCGTGTCGTGGTCCAACGCCGTCAACCTCACCGACGGCCTCGACGGCCTCGCTGCCGGTTCGATGTCCCTCGCGCTGGGCGCCTACACCGTCATCACCTTCTGGCAGTATCGGCAATCCTGTTCGGCAGACCCACGACTGGGTTGCTACGACGTCCGCGATCCATTCGATCTTGCTCTGGTGTGCGCGTCGGCGGCCGGAGCCTGTATCGGATTTTTGTGGTGGAACGCCGCGCCGGCGAAAATATTCATGGGTGACACCGGTTCACTCGCGCTGGGCGGCTTGCTCGCAGGATTGTCACTCGTCACCAAGACCGAGCTGCTCGCGGTGGTGATCGGCGCTCTGTTCGTCGCCGAGATTTCCTCGGTGGTCATTCAGGTTGCGGTATTCAGGACCAACGGAGTTCGCGTGTTTCGAATGGCGCCCATCCATCACCACTTCGAATTGGCGAGCTGGCCCGAGACCACCGTCATCATCCGACTGTGGCTGCTTGCAGCCATCGCATCGGCACTCGGCATGGCCCTGTTCTACAGCGAGTACCTCGCCGCGGTGGGCTGA
- a CDS encoding cytochrome P450, with product MVTDVAPRTSALPHPPRRLPFLGDVVGVHASTPVQDSIALSRELGPIFERVVLGRRYVLVSGADLAGELCDEDRFVKHISPAIEGLRSIGGDGLFTAHSYEPNWHKAHDLLRPAFAQSAMRSYHQIMVDVASDLVAHWRAHSTVDVSSDMTKLTLDTIGRTGFSYSFDSFTRDTPHPFVDAMVGVLSHNQRREIIPIPWLANIVFRKADRTNAENQRYLAEVLDDIVRTRRDSASPAATGTSDLLDIMLDAARDSTNPNALSEINIRHQILTFLIAGHETTSGALSFALYYLAQNPHILDAARAEVDEVWGSDTPTFEKVPKLRLVRRILDETLRLWPTAPAFAREAREDTVIGGFHEMKKGDWAFVLIPGLHRDPVWGEDPEKFDPDRFLSAAVRARPGHVYKPWGTGERACIGRQFAIHEAVLVIGTILQQFEFSADPSYRLQIEERLTLMPKNFELSVSVRK from the coding sequence ATGGTCACCGACGTCGCTCCCCGGACCTCGGCACTGCCGCATCCCCCGAGACGGTTGCCGTTTCTCGGCGATGTCGTAGGGGTGCACGCGTCGACACCCGTCCAGGATTCGATTGCCCTGTCCAGAGAGCTGGGCCCGATCTTCGAACGCGTCGTCCTGGGGCGTCGGTACGTCCTGGTGTCGGGCGCCGACCTGGCCGGCGAACTGTGTGACGAAGACAGGTTCGTCAAACACATTTCCCCCGCGATCGAGGGCCTCCGGTCCATCGGCGGAGACGGCCTGTTCACTGCCCACTCGTACGAGCCGAACTGGCACAAGGCACACGATCTGCTGCGCCCCGCATTTGCCCAGAGCGCCATGCGTAGCTACCACCAAATCATGGTTGACGTCGCATCCGACCTCGTCGCGCACTGGAGAGCACACAGCACCGTCGACGTGTCTTCCGATATGACCAAACTGACTCTCGATACGATCGGTCGAACCGGGTTCAGCTACTCCTTCGACTCGTTCACCCGGGACACCCCACACCCCTTCGTCGACGCCATGGTCGGGGTCCTCTCGCACAACCAACGTCGCGAGATCATCCCGATACCGTGGCTCGCGAACATTGTGTTCCGCAAGGCAGACCGCACGAACGCGGAGAATCAGCGCTACCTCGCAGAGGTTCTCGACGACATCGTGAGAACCCGCCGCGACTCCGCCTCGCCGGCCGCCACCGGCACCTCCGATCTGCTCGACATCATGCTCGATGCCGCCCGTGATTCCACGAATCCGAATGCGCTGAGCGAGATCAACATTCGGCACCAGATTCTGACCTTTCTCATTGCCGGCCACGAGACGACCTCGGGGGCGCTGTCCTTCGCTCTCTACTACCTCGCGCAGAATCCGCATATCCTCGACGCCGCCCGTGCAGAGGTCGACGAGGTATGGGGTTCCGACACACCTACCTTCGAAAAGGTTCCCAAGCTCAGACTCGTCCGACGCATCCTCGACGAGACGCTGCGCCTGTGGCCGACCGCGCCCGCATTCGCACGCGAGGCGCGGGAGGACACCGTGATCGGCGGATTCCACGAGATGAAGAAGGGTGACTGGGCGTTCGTGCTCATTCCCGGACTGCACCGCGATCCGGTGTGGGGCGAGGACCCGGAGAAATTCGACCCCGACCGTTTCCTGTCGGCAGCCGTCCGAGCCCGTCCCGGGCATGTCTACAAGCCGTGGGGAACAGGCGAACGAGCGTGCATCGGAAGACAATTCGCCATTCACGAAGCCGTCTTGGTGATCGGGACGATCTTGCAACAGTTCGAGTTTTCCGCTGACCCGTCGTACCGACTGCAGATCGAGGAACGGCTGACACTGATGCCGAAGAACTTCGAACTGTCCGTCTCAGTCCGGAAGTAG